Below is a genomic region from Miscanthus floridulus cultivar M001 chromosome 1, ASM1932011v1, whole genome shotgun sequence.
GCCGCACCCTATATCAATAGGGGCAGCAAGAGACACCAGCTCCAGCGGTGGCGAGGGGGAGGGCAATGGCGGAGTAAAGCCCTCTCCTCCCTGACCCGAAGCGTCGACAAATGTACTAGCAATCTTTGTCGAAGGTAGTGGCACAACAGCAGAAGAAAAAAGAGTATTATTAGAGTTAAAAAACGCTAATTCTTCTTGTGTTGGTGGAGAGTAACTCTTCCTGGTAGTCCCCAGGTCAGACTCCAAAGCAACTTTAAGACTGATCTCATCCAAGAGTTGCTCACAGGCCAAGTCCAAAGCTTCATCTACTAGATTTGCCTGTTGCATAGGTGGGACATTTTGAGTATGCTGCGGTGCTTGTTGGGAAGACTTCCTATTATCCTGAGGGTTCTGCGGGTTAGGATCTTCCGCATCTTCCATTTCACGGTCTCCCTCCTCCAGATCTTTATCACTCAACAAGTCCTCATCAGACGGATCAGCACCGGTGTCGGCTTGTAAATCTTCCTCCGCCTTGAAAAATAGGCGGTAGATACTAGTGCCAACACAAACGTCCGCCATACCTGGTATCTTCTTGGGGTCAAAAACAGCCACTAGAATGCGGGCTTGACCTGTTGCCCTGAGATGAACCATGTCCACCTTCTGCGTAGCTCCAACAATAGTCCCCACTGCCCACAGCGATAGGAACGAACGCAGGCGCCTAGGGACACCGGTGACATTTAGCCATACCTGCTCCAACACCTTAATAGGCTGCACATCATCCACAAACTCAGCAAAAGATATAGTGCCTTCCTTGTTCTTTGTGTTGATGGTGTCTATTGCTATCATGCGATCCAGTTCTTCTTTGCTGGGGAAGGGGACAACATAAGAGTTAGCCCCCAGCTGTTGTACCTCCCAATCCCAACGGACCGGGATAATCCTAGCCAGCTCCGCCTGAAGTAACTGTGCCGATACTTTGCCGACTTTGACAGTGACGAGTGCTGCAATTGAAGACTGTGATGTCTCCACGATCTGATTATTTCTTGCACCCTGGATTTGGAAAAACCCCATCCCATCCTCAGCTGCACCACACAACGCGACTGAGGGTTTGGGGCCTCGCAACAAAGGGCATAAATTTGTGAAGTGCTCATCCGTGCAAATAGTGCACACCTTCTTCACTGTGTTTCGTTTCCTTTTCTTCCCTTCTTCTTGCTCGGCTTGTCCCTGTTCAACCACTGCAGCCTCTGTTGCAGAGCTATTTGGACCTTGATCTTTGTCAGCTTCACCTCCTGCGTGCCGAGGGTTTCGTCCACCCCGGGCAGAGTTGCCCCTACCGCCGGCCGGTGGAGGGCCAGCCGGTGGAGGGCCTCCACGGCCGGCAGAGGGTGCTGGACCCCCACGGCCAGAGTTGTGCATCGGACCCCCGCGACCACGTCCTCGATGTCCCTGGCCGTCGTCCCGTCCGCGTCCGTCGTCGATGATGGCGCGGCCGCGACCCCGGCGGCGAtcggctccgccgctgccaggagCGCCCCGGCCTCCTCTCCTTCCCCCGTCTCCCCCGGCCATCAGCACCTCGAGGTATGACGGAGCGCAGGTTGCGGCGGCGTCGATGATCGTAGGGTTGACCACTCGACGTCTCGGGCCTCGGAGTGGTTGCGTGGAGGCTTCGGCTTGCGTGGGACCGCCCTTATTCGGTGCGACCAGAGGCCGTCTCGTAGCCGACCGAGTCGGGGCGACCTGAGCCGGTCGCGTCGGCTTGGGCCGAGTCCGGTTTTGGATGACGGTGGATCCAAGATTTGGAATTTGAAATTGAGGCCGATGGACACCCGGACGCCGGCGAGTTTGCCGCTGCAACGCCGGCGAGATGAAATCGCCGATGGAGGGTAGAGGCGTGATccgtggtggtggcagtggtcCTTTCCATGCCGTCATCAATGGTAACCGGACTCGCCTTGGGGATGGCTTCGGGATCGGTTGACATGCGGTGGCCGTGGCCGCAGGTGCGGGAGAAGGGCCAGTgatcggcggcgccggcgccgctgaTGCCGTCCTTGGGAAGAACCGCGGCAGGGCGTCCGCATCTCCCAGCTCCTCACAATCGGACTCCGTTTGATCCCAGAACTTGCCGACGATCGCCGCTGGATGAATGGGATCTTTTGCTGTGATGCGCCGTAGGGCTTGTCGAGTTGAGGACGCCAGGGTGACCGGTGGAGGCATCCCGCCCGCCGACCTGCCGGGGAGGTGCTGCGCTCCCTGCACCGCCTGGCGCGGGACCTGTCGGCGGCCGAGGCGCCGGCGCCGTTCCTGCGGGCGGTCTTCGCGGCGGTGGCCAGGCGGGCGCGCCTGCTCGCGGCCAGCCGCAATTCCAAGTACCTATCAAATCCATGTGATAATTTGCTGGAAGACACCATGCAGATTAAAATAATCATTACCAGCTTGAGAGGAGAGATAATTTACCCTTagccctttcttcttcctctctcccctttctcttctctctttcCTCCTCCCCTTTTTCTCTTTCTCGTGTGTAGCAATGGTGTGGGCGAGGCATGTCAGTAGTGGCGACAAGATGGGCGGTAGGCAGCCGATGCCGCACTGCACATGACGAGCTGCATCCGGCAGTGGTGGCAAGCGGGGTGCATGCACAACCGGTGACACGAGCGGGCTGCAGCTGGCGGTGGCGGTGAGTGGGGCAAGCAAGCAGAACATGCCACACGGGCCGGCAGTGGTGACGAGCAGGCCTGCGTGAGCCAGGCACAGCAATGGCGACTGAGGGAGAAGTGGTGGTGTGGGCCGAGCGCGGTGGTGTTGcgggagagagaaagggaggaagaagaaaaagccAGGGGCAAAAATGACATTTTTCACCACATTCCTCTTCCCTCTCAGGCTGGAAATGATTATTTTAATGGGCGCGGTGCCTTCTAGCAAATTAAAACATCACCAGAGTGACAGTCAGCCAATTCAACTTTTCTTTGTCTACTGGCCACAGGACATCACTTTTCATGTCCCGTAGGAAATTTTGCCTTGTATCAAAGACCTGACCATCTGTTTTCTGTTTTTGAATTTAGCAAAAGGTGTTGGGATTCGCTACAAATTACTGTTGCAATCACTCCCTCTCTCTTGAGAGTTTATCACAAACACACACTAGGTTTTCCCTCTGGTGGACACACACAACTCTGCTCTGGTGGACACACACAAGTACAAGACAACAATTACTTGGGGTCTGTCATCAAGGAGCTTATCACATTGGCTCATCGGGGTACTGGTCGCAGAGGAACCGAAGAATTTTTCATAGTGCCTCCGAAGACTAAGTGGTACTGTTGGAATAGAATGCTTAACTATGGGGCGATAACCTATAATAATAAAGAGTTTAGTTATTAGTTGTTCCTAAGGGAGACTCACTCTCTGCTGACTCCCGAAAAAAAATCCACGTCTAGAAATCTGAATAATATTAAGTGCAGGTTAGTCAGGGTCATGTTAGCCTTGTTTTTGTTTTCCCTTCAGTTTTTGGTCTTTTAGACATGCTGTACTTTTTCTATCTGTTTTACTAACCAGACTTTCGTTGCAAATGAATTGATTGTAGAAGGGAAGTGAGGGTAGTGATAGGCAAAATAGAATCCAGATGAGATTTTTAGTTGCCAAATTCAGGAAACTAATTCTAGAGAAAAGATTATGCTATGGTATAAGTTGACTTGTATGACAGTTATAGTAATTAACTGAAAATGAATAAATACCGAAATTACCATCTCCAACTTCAACAAGTCCTGCTGGCTCAGAAAGTTGCATccagaaaattttaaaaaaatgtcaTCGAGCTGTTCCTAGTCACAATTATTTGTTTGTCACAATAAGAAAAGAAAGTAGAGTGCTCAAGAAAGCAACACCCTCTACCTAACTAAAGACTACAATTAAGCTAGATAGCAAGTAATGCGAATCATGTCATTTGATTTGCATCATAGACCTATCAGAAATTGTCAACttaaggaaagaagaaaaaatgTGGTCTAAGTTTTAGCTCACTTGAGCTGCCAAGCCTGGACCATCCTTGTATCCTGCACGCCCAGTTCCAGCAATAGTTGTAACTTTTCTTGTGACGGGATCTAGCCTTTTTATCTGCCATTTCAGATTAGGATAAGAAAAAACGAGAATGAATTAGAAAAAAGGCACATAATATAATACATTATTTATTAACAACTAATTTTGCAGATATGGAACTGCTCCATTATGAAATCTAGAACTGGAAAAATGGACTATGTGCGCTGTTGGTATTTTAAAAcctggttccattcaactctagcctaccccaacttgtttgggacttaaaggctttgttgttgttgttgttgttccatTTACTTGCAACATTGGACTagtaattagtttaatataacCATTTTTCCACAATTACAGTCGCCTATGCCTTATGCGACAAGCATTACCTTTAACAGGGTTGTCATGCCATCGTCTAAGTGTTgactaatactccctccgtcccaaaaagaatcCACATCTcgcttaaaaaagtttgactcatGTGCATTCTGTTAGAGATGGAGGGAGTAAGTCATTGAGCACACAAAGGTCCTCAACCGTTCCCAGGAAGGTGCAAGATGTTCAACTGGGATAGGAGAAAACTGGTTGTTTATCTATTTGTTTTGGGTGGGTGGGAGACCTGGATCCTACCGTCTGACAGTAATTATCATGTTATCGTTGTCAGCTGGTTTCGCACAGGATGGGACTGTTAGAAGGATAGGAGAAAACTGCCAAAGTTATTGCATTAACTTACTCTATAAGTTTATACACAAGAGGTTTAGTGCTGGATATTCTGGGCCCTACATAATGGCTGTAATCAGTACAagctgttagtcgctgaattcttactcttagtagtagcagaattcttactctcatcgagagaggatgacactaggagttgagaTAATTTTCTAgattatttctcacacaaatgtcatgccaacctgaggggttggggatacatatttatatgcTGCTAACCAGCCAAACATATGCCAAAATGCTAGATGCTAACATGCTGTCCTAAaacagatgctgtcctagatgctaagatactgtcctagccagtcaaggatgctgtcctttatgggcagcaagaccaccatgcagccacaaggaccatatgctgcagccccacaaagaccagtcaacatagagacttatcccatcattctcCCTCTAAGTCTTGTgtgtcgtcttgtgggaaagttgaaccatcccggtcctagagcagagctcaaggaacttgatcctcccaagaggcttggcaagcaggtccgcaagctggtccttggtgttgatgtagcttgccttgatgctcccttcctccaaacagcctcggatgaagtggtacctcacccggatgtgcttactccgttcatggaaaacggggttctttgccagggccagagcggacttgctgtccatcctgagctccaccgctctagtgtctctgccaaggagatcaccaagcagtcgagcgagctagAGCGCCTGAGTCAAAACGGTGGAgaccgctatgtactcggcctcgcagctgaacagggccaccacctgctgcttgaccgactgccagctaacgaggcacttgccgaggaggaagaggatcccgctcgtgctcttgctggtgtcgatgtcaccggcgtggtcgctgtcgctgtacccaacgaagtgtgccgccccagggcacctatggtagtagaggccgtggccgagagtccccgcaacgtagcggatgatcctcttcacagcctgctggtgctccgtcgtcggtcgctgcatgaactgactaacgtagccgacggagaatgccaagtccggccatgTGTGGACGAGGTAGTGAAGGCTCCCCATAAGACGCCGGTActacgtagcgtccacctcctccgtcgtgctgtcgcggctcagcttcagcctctccatcggagtgagagctgggttgcagtcggtgagcccggctaactcaacgacgcgcttgacgtaggcggtctgtcgaagcgtgatcccggagtcatcctggtgcacctcgattcccaggtagaagtagAGAAGCCCcaagtcactcatctggaaggtggccttcatctcttccttgaatgccgccacctccgcatccttggtgccagtGATCatcaagtcgtcgacgtagacacccaccggcagagcatttcctccactgccccgtcggtagatggccgcctcgtgcgggctttgctcgaagcccatcccctttagcgtggaatccaacttggcattcatgccctcggtgcctgccgcaagccatagagggccttgcgcaggaggagcaccttgccctccttgccggggatcgcaaatcccgacgGCTGGTGCAtatagacctcctccttcaagtcgccgttaaggaacgccgacttgacgtccatgttaTGAACACACCAGCCCTTCTGGGCAGCTAgtgcaaggaggagtcgcacggactccatccgtgccacgggagcaaaggcgtcatcGAAGTCGACCctctcctgctgcacgaaacctcgtgccaccaagcgagccttgtgcttggcGATGgtgccggcttcatccctcttcagcttgtacacccacttaagctTAAGGGTGATTGCGCTGTGGCcccgaggaaggtcagcaagctcccaggtgcggttcttctcaatcgcatccatctccaactgcatcgcagcgcgccatgccgcgtgtctttCGGTCtcagcaaacgaccgaggctcgccgttgtcacacgcaaggtgcaactgcgcctccaggtcgtgaggcaccagtcccggcaccggctggtcgctgagaaggttctccatcatacggtaccgcaacggctcgccgtcgtggtacgcgtcgatgcgctcctcgtcgtgagagagcggggTAGCaagctcaaccgggctgtgctcgacacgagctggtgttggagtagacgtgcccggagaggtgcctgtcggtgctggaccgcgtggcggtgccggctgtggtggagccggcgaagaactcatcgcagccgaggtcctggctggaaagcgtggtgctgtcggagtagcaggcgccggggtcggtggaggctcagggactggggtagacgcgctcgtcgaagaagagctgcctacttcCCAAGCTCCCTCGAAGTGAACGTACttgacagtgaagtcgtcgtacgtcggagccgagccatcgtccaccgccttgtctcACGCCCATCTTCGCCCTTCgttgaacacaacgtcgcgcaccgtgcacacacgctgtgtctttgggtcgaggatgcggtaggccttcgagccctccgtgtagccgatgaacactcccggagtgctcctgtcgtcgagcttgctgatgtggccaagctccttggcgaacgcgaggtaGCCGAAGACcggcaagtgggagaccgccgactagcgcccatgccaagcctcgtacggcgtcctgccgtcgagcgccttggtaggcgagcggttgaggatgtagacgaccGACACCACcgtctctccccagaagacagccggcatccccctgcttgagaagggcccgagccatccacacaaccgtctggttgcgccgctcgacgacgccgttctgctgcgggctgtacggcgcggagtagtggcgctgaatgcccttatcggcgcagtacgacgcgaattcaaccgccgttgtcggtgtgcagcttgcggccgcactccgcctccacaGCAGCCTTCGcacgcctgatggcgtccgcagcctctcccttgctgccgaggaccatcacccacatgtagcgggagaggtcgtcgacgagcagcaggaagtagcgtcgtcctcccggtgtggccagtgtcaccgggccacacaagtccccgggcacaagctcgagcctctccttggctcgaaagctcgcccgctggggaaaggggagtcgcctctgcttcgtcaacacgcagacgtcgcagagctgctccacatggtcgaggcacggcaggcctcgcaccatctccgtggcactgagccgcttcagggcctcgaagtgaaggtgcccgaagcgctcgtgccactgccacgtcTCGTCATCCCGACGAGCGACGAggcagaggggttgtgccacctgcacgttaaggacgtagagtcgatttgcgcttctggttaccttggcaagaaggcgacgacggcgatcccaaatcctgatgactccatcctcaaccaccacgtgcaaaccgttctcatccagctgtcccaagctgatgatagagttcctcaacgcggggatgtagtagactccagtgagcagcctgtgctcaccagacacggcggtgaaggtgacggagccgacgcccttgatctccacgccggaggcatccccaaacttgacggaacCTCGGATGctggagtcaagctcggtgaagaactcccatcgaccggtcatgtgatgggtggcgccgctgtcgaggcaccacccgtcagtcttgtcgttgccggagccgtcgccgaggagggcgtgtgcttttggctcgtcaaggtgtgggagagccgctgcggccggtgccgctggaggtagctcgatgcttgcatgtgccatgaacagagccggctcctccgcctgtgcgacatgggcctggccgcgtcgtggctgtcgacagtccttggcccaatggccaagctgtcCGCAGTTGAGGtaggtgtcgtctcgtgccggcttgtgcttgcTGGCGGTGctgccctgggcgcctccgcgggcatcaccctcggcacgtcctcgcggcttgccacgcttgcgaccgcctgtcgcggaagaaggctcccccttcttccggttaCCTTGGCAGGCAACCCACTGCCCCCGAGTGAGAAGCAGCTTCCTGCCAGTGGTGATGGCCCCCGAGACTATGGCTCATCGctatcgacgaccttgaggcgacctatcgcctgctcgatcgacatcgtggagagatctagcagagactcgatcgagcgagccatctgcttgtacttctcggggacgcagcggaagagctttacgacagctctctcctcgccgaactgcaccatcttctgcaacagagtgtttagacggagagcaaagtcattaacatcctcacctggcttgaaggccaggttctcccacttcctgcgaagtgcctgcagtgtggacttgtgggcgcggtcgctgccgatgcgtgccgcagcaatggcgtcccaagcctccttgacaGTCCGCTTGTTCGTAAGCGAGAACTACATCTCggacgggactgcagcgatgagggcatccaacgcccgtcgatcctggtcgtagtcgacgtcgccgtatcggactgcctcccacatgtgccgcacctagagctttaccctcatcaccgcagcccactcgacgtagttggtcttagtgagggtaagccacccaccgccgggccgacatccctgacaacagcctggagcccgtggtaaccacggtaccgatccggggagagagagccacgctgcctgtgaaggccgcgccctccatcgacccgtccgccaccgttgctgtgcgcgcctcctccaggagcgccgccggcgcgtccgcgcctgtctgggctgccaccgcgctcgtggacgtgcgcggctgcccactacgccgcccgcgctcgcgctgcctccctccccagcagctcgaggtccgagtcggcgctgtcgtcagcagaaatggagctgctgatgccgccgccgcacgcgctgcatccgccgccgccgccgcttccgcctccgctctggctgctgccagctccgccgctgccagcttcgacgcccttgccgccgccgcagcggtctctgctgccgctcgctcgcgttcctctgccgcggcaagttcggcctcctgccgatgccgcgtgctcgaggcgaccgagcgctgagactgtcctacggacatgacgcgctaccggggcgctgctgcgtggggagagggctgcttcagacgagctgtgcgcagagggagaggagtgagcaggagcggccggagctgctgctactcccagctggggctgttgcgaggttaggaaaggagatgagcaggagatgctcaggctacaggatagtacggctctgatactagttattagtcgctgaattcttacgcttggtagtagcagaattcttactctcatcgagagatgatgacactaggagttggggcaattttctggtttatttctcacacaaatgccatgccaaccttaggggttggggatacatatttataggctgctagccagccaagcatatgctaaGATGCTAGATACTAacatgctgtcctagatgctaagatgctgtcctagccagtcaaggatgctgtccttgatgtgcagcaagaccaccatgcagccacaaggaccatatgctgcagccccacaaagaccagccaacacagagacttatcccatcacaAGCATCGATGTCACATCTGGAAGTCAGCATAAGCAGTGCTATGGCCCTGTTCGTGTGtgcttaaacccggcttgatccgcttctttttttcatccggaacagtgttttcctcacaaattccttcagattcatccagattcctccaagcgaacggggccatatgtGATTAGGAGTATCTGTCCTGCTGACCGGTACATCAAGGGGGAAGTGAGAGAGGACTACAAGAACTCTGGAACGAAACTATAGTTGGAAAAGTATCAGGAGCTGCAGGGGGAACGCGAGATGCAGCAATGTAGTTGGAGGACCTGGAGCAGAAGGTGATGTGTCAGAAACTGAAACAGGAGGCACAATTGGAGTCACAGACTCACAGTAAAGGAAACAGGAGAAGATGGAACTAGGGGGCagggagaaagcaagaactaGAGGCCTAGGAACCATACTCTGTACCATGTCAGAAGAAGAGGATAGGGAGAACATCTATGGCCCCAGACTCTGGGCTAGAAGGACAACttagggtgtttggatccagggactaaagtttagtccttgtcacatcggatgttcggatgctaattaggaggactaaacaacgagctaattataaaactactaATTGTAGAAGCCGTGGCTAATTcgcgagacaaatctattaagcctaattaacccatcattagcatatgtttactgtagcaccacgttgtcaaatcatggattaattaggcttaatagattcgtcttgcaaattagcctcaatctgtgcaattagttttgtaattagctaCACACATATCTTACGCTTGACAGGTGTCAAAATAAGGTTACTACCTTATGATTGTAGGAATCAGCTATATATAGTTGATTGTCACTGGCATAAGCAACACCCAAGGGATGTTGGAGTAGTACATCTGAGCCAGTCCCATCATAATCTCCAAACTGAAGAGACAAAAGTATCCGACTTAAAAATGCCCAGACAGATTAGCATCAAATAAATTAACAGAACATCTTTTGTATTAGGAGACAAATACCCTAAACAAATTTTCTGGAAATACTGGATCTCCTCCAGCCAGCAATCTTGAGCCTCCTGTCTTCAAATTAACAGCTCGAATGGAACTGCTTTCACTATCAGCAACAAATAACTCCTGCATTTCTGTGATAAAAATTCCTGTAAGTCCTATACTCAGTGCCATCAGATCAGAAACAGAACGGGAAAAACGGAGTCAACAGTCAATACCAGAAGCTAATGAAATCCCAGAAGGCTGTGCAAACGATGTGCTGGTGGCACTGCAACATAAATTTGAATTTTCAGAAAATAAATTCAAAACTTCAAAGGACTAACCAAATCAAGCGCAAGGATGTGCAGGAGCCAAATGAACACATTAAAGGAAGAAAAGTCTTAGGCTGATCACATAAGAAGCAAGCCTGTACGCTAAGATCTGGAATGGTTATTCTACTTCAACTTTCATGGCAATTAGCATAAAAAAGGAACTAAACATGGCTTCAAGCTGTCAAATAGGGCCTGTTTCGCTGTTTGGAATAGCTCTAGCTCCAAGATCCATACAGGATTTGCAGCTTGTAGGATAAAATAAAGTGGTTTAAACATATGCATTTATCACAGGAAAATATCGCTAAAGACATCATTAACCATCCATCAGATAGCAACCGTCATTAAGCGTCTTCATAAACATATTACTACGCTGTAGGACCAATTAGAACAGCACATTTAGAACTTTCCTGACAGATAATGCCAGAATGTGTTACCTTGAGCCATTCAGATTCCTCTCGTAGCCATCACCGCTAATAACTTTGGTTACTCCATCACGTACATTGTGCTTCCAGATCTGGTGTTGCCCAGCCATTGCAATATACACGGTCTCATCTGAGGGATCGTAGCATACATCCCATGGTGAATTTAGGACCTGCATGAACACTTCCAGTCAATTTCTGCTCTATCTACTGTAAGCAAAGATATGATAAAGTCAAGAGTGCTGGattaatccattaatcaagacCTATAGGTGAAGCATTACTGAATTACATGGACAATGACTTGACCCCCTCAATTTTCAGATAAACCCTGACTCACCCCCAAATATCTTCCATTGCTTACATGCATGGTCATTTGCCTCTTATTTCATCAATATATAAGATGGTGTGGTATGGTGTTGGTTGATGAATTGAGCCTGGTACATAATCCTTGTGCGTTGTGACTAGAAAACTATAATGTACTTTCAAAATGTTATGATAAATTATGAACTTGAATTTATAGTTTAAAGTATAAATATTTTGAAGACAGATTGCTAGAATGAACATGACTCTCACTAGTTACCTATCCCAACTTCCCATGATATGGAGTCAGTTGGTTCAGCACGCTGCCATCTAAGTATCATAGTCTATTTGGTTGAAAGCCAGAATAGGGTGCATTGGAGTTGATCAAATACGTCTAA
It encodes:
- the LOC136546130 gene encoding uncharacterized protein, translating into MPPPVTLASSTRQALRRITAKDPIHPAAIVGKFWDQTESDCEELGDADALPRFFPRTASAAPAPPITGPSPAPAATATACQPIPKPSPRRVRLPLMTAWKGPLPPPRITPLPSIGDFISPALQRQTRRRPGVHRPQFQIPNLGSTVIQNRTRPKPTRPAQVAPTRSATRRPLVAPNKGGPTQAEASTQPLRGPRRRVVNPTIIDAAATCAPSYLEVLMAGGDGGRRGGRGAPGSGGADRRRGRGRAIIDDGRGRDDGQGHRGRGRGGPMHNSGRGGPAPSAGRGGPPPAGPPPAGGRGNSARGGRNPRHAGGEADKDQGPNSSATEAAVVEQGQAEQEEGKKRKRNTVKKVCTICTDEHFTNLCPLLRGPKPSVALCGAAEDGMGFFQIQGARNNQIVETSQSSIAALVTVKVGKVSAQLLQAELARIIPVRWDWEVQQLGANSYVVPFPSKEELDRMIAIDTINTKNKEGTISFAEFVDDVQPIKVLEQVWLNVTGVPRRLRSFLSLWAVGTIVGATQKVDMVHLRATGQARILVAVFDPKKIPGMADVCVGTSIYRLFFKAEEDLQADTGADPSDEDLLSDKDLEEGDREMEDAEDPNPQNPQDNRKSSQQAPQHTQNVPPMQQANLVDEALDLACEQLLDEISLKVALESDLGTTRKSYSPPTQEELAFFNSNNTLFSSAVVPLPSTKIASTFVDASGQGGEGFTPPLPSPSPPLELVSLAAPIDIGCGLVGGSSEAALSSTSTAVETGIMTSVPAAVEEPEYAPAAQGRGPAPPPLEVTALMPAQGGGSATSTEETLRLDSSSPNVEVAQVMESTAAEVQEGGPTSPLAPLSTPTGGETVVVPASATWGEVAGTTATATLSTQPGEAVETPLPAAPSPPATTLGEAAVAPAGASQAVLEAALLEGAGATSPSLEGASNPTPVVVPIKELRRSTRNATLADVHTLHKAERLTAKKNLEFSGNSFNTFPDSKIISNLGRVGINLESSTVAVLKNIEVARSAFCQNTKKGCSSSRCSDIESDVEKEDHLEGILSHACGDLNENMPVAELDSIIDAPPLSTKKIYNNAKIRGKVKLLKKAKTPSKIIIK